Proteins encoded in a region of the Vibrio sp. CB1-14 genome:
- the ftsH gene encoding ATP-dependent zinc metalloprotease FtsH: protein MAKNLILWLVIAVVLMSVFQSFGPGESNGRAVDYTTFVQEVGNGQIQEAQFKDSEITFTRRGGGSRFVTYMPVYDQKLLDDLINQNVKVSGTPPEEQSLLGTIFISWFPMILLIGVWIFFMRQMQGGGGKGAMSFGKSKARMMSEEQIKTTFADVAGCDEAKEDVKELVDYLRDPSRFQKLGGKIPTGVLMVGPPGTGKTLLAKAIAGEAKVPFFTISGSDFVEMFVGVGASRVRDMFEQAKKAAPCIIFIDEIDAVGRQRGAGVGGGHDEREQTLNQMLVEMDGFEGNEGIIVIAATNRPDVLDPALLRPGRFDRQVVVGLPDVRGREQILKVHMRKVPLASDVEPSLIARGTPGFSGADLANLVNEAALFAARGNKRNVSMVEFELAKDKIMMGAERRSMVLSEETKESTAYHEAGHAIVGRLVPEHDPVYKVSIIPRGRALGVTMYLPEQDRVSMSRQHLESMISSLYGGRLAEELIYGKDKVSTGASNDIERATDIARKMVTQWGFSEKLGPLLYAEDEGEVFLGRSVTQTKHVSGETAKLIDEEVRLLIDRNYDRARKILEDNMDIMHAMKDALVKYETIDAGQIDDLMERKTDIREPAGWADQAAAQQEKAEAKPEPKAEEPKVEEPAAPAADSETKAENVSSEPTKKDSE from the coding sequence ATGGCAAAGAATTTAATTTTGTGGTTAGTCATCGCCGTTGTGTTGATGTCGGTATTCCAAAGCTTCGGACCGGGGGAAAGTAACGGTCGAGCGGTAGATTACACCACGTTCGTACAGGAAGTTGGCAATGGCCAGATTCAGGAAGCTCAATTCAAAGACAGCGAGATAACCTTTACTCGCCGTGGTGGTGGCAGTCGCTTTGTGACTTACATGCCGGTTTATGATCAAAAACTTCTTGATGACCTAATTAACCAAAACGTAAAAGTTTCGGGTACTCCACCAGAAGAGCAGAGCCTGCTAGGCACTATCTTCATCTCGTGGTTCCCAATGATTCTTCTTATCGGTGTCTGGATCTTCTTTATGCGCCAGATGCAAGGCGGCGGTGGCAAAGGCGCCATGTCGTTTGGTAAGAGTAAAGCTCGCATGATGAGCGAAGAACAGATTAAGACCACGTTTGCTGACGTTGCAGGTTGTGACGAAGCAAAAGAGGACGTTAAAGAGCTAGTAGACTATCTACGTGATCCAAGCCGATTCCAGAAACTGGGCGGTAAGATCCCAACGGGTGTTCTAATGGTTGGTCCTCCTGGTACAGGTAAAACGCTCCTTGCTAAAGCCATTGCTGGTGAAGCGAAGGTTCCGTTCTTTACTATCTCAGGTTCTGACTTCGTAGAAATGTTCGTGGGTGTGGGTGCATCTCGTGTGCGCGACATGTTCGAACAAGCGAAAAAAGCAGCACCTTGTATCATCTTCATCGATGAAATCGATGCGGTAGGCCGTCAGCGTGGCGCTGGTGTTGGTGGTGGTCACGATGAGCGTGAGCAAACCCTAAACCAAATGCTGGTTGAGATGGATGGTTTCGAAGGTAACGAAGGTATCATCGTTATTGCAGCAACCAACCGTCCTGACGTACTTGACCCAGCTCTACTTCGTCCTGGTCGTTTTGACCGTCAAGTCGTGGTTGGTCTACCTGATGTACGTGGCCGTGAGCAAATCTTGAAAGTACACATGCGTAAAGTACCTCTAGCGTCAGACGTAGAGCCATCATTGATCGCACGTGGTACACCAGGCTTCTCTGGTGCAGACCTTGCTAACTTAGTTAACGAAGCAGCACTATTTGCGGCTCGCGGTAACAAACGCAACGTATCTATGGTTGAGTTTGAGCTTGCGAAAGACAAGATCATGATGGGTGCAGAGCGCCGTTCTATGGTTCTGTCTGAAGAAACGAAAGAGTCAACGGCATACCACGAAGCGGGTCACGCTATCGTTGGTCGCTTGGTTCCTGAGCACGATCCTGTGTATAAGGTATCTATCATTCCACGTGGTCGTGCGCTGGGTGTAACTATGTACTTACCAGAGCAAGACCGTGTAAGCATGTCTCGCCAGCACCTAGAGTCAATGATCTCAAGTCTATATGGTGGCCGTCTAGCTGAAGAACTTATCTACGGTAAAGACAAAGTATCGACAGGCGCATCAAATGATATCGAACGTGCGACAGACATCGCTCGTAAGATGGTGACACAATGGGGCTTCTCTGAAAAACTGGGTCCTTTGTTGTACGCAGAAGATGAAGGTGAAGTATTCCTAGGTCGTAGCGTTACTCAAACGAAACACGTATCGGGTGAAACGGCTAAGCTGATTGACGAAGAAGTACGTCTCTTGATTGACCGTAACTACGATCGCGCTAGAAAGATCTTAGAAGACAACATGGATATTATGCATGCTATGAAAGATGCTCTCGTGAAATACGAGACCATCGATGCAGGTCAAATTGATGACCTGATGGAGCGTAAAACAGATATTCGTGAGCCAGCAGGTTGGGCTGACCAAGCCGCAGCCCAGCAAGAAAAGGCAGAGGCGAAGCCTGAGCCTAAAGCTGAAGAACCGAAAGTAGAAGAGCCAGCAGCGCCAGCCGCGGACTCAGAAACTAAGGCTGAAAATGTGTCTTCTGAGCCAACTAAGAAAGACTCAGAATAA
- the rlmE gene encoding 23S rRNA (uridine(2552)-2'-O)-methyltransferase RlmE: MSKQKHSASSGRWLKEHFDDKYANEARRKGYRSRAIFKIEEIQNKDKLLKPGMTVVDLGAAPGGWSQYAAKVVGDEGQVIACDLLPMDPISGVSFLQGDFREEAVLDALLERIQPDMVDVVMSDMAPNMAGNLSVDQPRAMYLVELALDMCHQTLAPGGSFVVKVFQGEGFDDYVKQVREAFKVVKIRKPDSSRARSREVFIVANGFKG, encoded by the coding sequence ATGAGTAAGCAAAAACATTCGGCCAGTTCGGGTCGTTGGCTAAAAGAGCATTTTGATGATAAATATGCCAATGAGGCCAGAAGAAAAGGCTATCGTTCACGTGCTATCTTTAAGATTGAAGAGATTCAAAACAAGGATAAGCTACTGAAACCTGGGATGACTGTGGTTGACCTTGGTGCTGCTCCTGGTGGGTGGTCTCAGTACGCTGCTAAAGTCGTTGGCGACGAGGGACAAGTGATTGCTTGTGACTTGCTGCCGATGGATCCTATCTCTGGTGTGAGCTTCCTTCAGGGCGATTTTCGTGAAGAAGCGGTGCTTGATGCACTACTAGAAAGAATCCAACCGGATATGGTCGACGTAGTAATGTCAGATATGGCTCCTAACATGGCTGGAAACTTATCTGTTGATCAACCTAGAGCTATGTATCTTGTTGAACTAGCATTAGATATGTGTCATCAAACTTTAGCCCCTGGCGGCAGTTTCGTAGTGAAAGTGTTCCAAGGCGAAGGGTTTGATGATTACGTAAAACAGGTGCGTGAAGCCTTCAAAGTGGTGAAGATTCGCAAGCCGGACTCATCTAGAGCTCGCTCTCGTGAGGTGTTTATTGTAGCTAATGGCTTCAAAGGCTGA
- the yhbY gene encoding ribosome assembly RNA-binding protein YhbY, translating to MNLSTKQKQHLKGLAHALKPVVLMGANGLTEAVLAEIEIALDHHELIKVKVASEDRETKLLIIDAIVRETKAEKVQVIGKTLVLYRQSEQKSNCHASN from the coding sequence ATGAACCTAAGCACCAAACAAAAGCAGCACCTAAAAGGCCTAGCACACGCACTTAAACCCGTTGTGCTTATGGGCGCAAATGGACTAACAGAGGCTGTACTAGCGGAAATCGAAATCGCTCTTGACCACCACGAACTGATTAAAGTGAAAGTGGCGTCAGAAGACCGTGAAACTAAACTGCTGATTATCGACGCGATTGTGCGCGAGACAAAAGCAGAAAAAGTTCAGGTTATCGGTAAGACTCTTGTTCTTTACCGTCAGTCAGAGCAAAAATCGAACTGCCACGCAAGTAATTAG
- the greA gene encoding transcription elongation factor GreA, whose product MEKVPMTVRGEQQLREELDRLLKLRPQISEAIAEARELGDLKENAEYHAAREEQGICEAQIRDIEYKLSVAQVIDVTKLDNTGKIIFGSTVTLIDIDTDAEQTYQIVGDDEANIKAGRISVSSPIARGLIGKMEGDEVTIVTPGGQKDFEIDKVAYV is encoded by the coding sequence ATGGAAAAGGTTCCAATGACTGTACGTGGCGAACAGCAGCTACGTGAAGAGCTAGATCGTCTACTTAAACTTCGTCCACAGATTTCTGAAGCAATTGCAGAAGCTCGTGAACTTGGTGACCTAAAAGAAAACGCAGAGTACCACGCGGCTCGTGAAGAGCAGGGCATCTGTGAAGCGCAAATTCGTGATATCGAGTACAAGCTATCTGTCGCGCAAGTGATTGACGTGACTAAGCTAGACAACACAGGCAAGATCATCTTTGGTTCTACCGTTACTTTGATTGATATCGATACGGATGCTGAGCAAACTTACCAAATCGTGGGTGATGACGAAGCGAACATCAAAGCCGGCCGTATTTCAGTTAGCTCACCAATCGCTCGTGGCCTTATCGGTAAAATGGAAGGTGACGAAGTAACTATCGTGACCCCAGGCGGTCAAAAAGACTTCGAAATCGACAAAGTAGCTTACGTTTAA
- the dacB gene encoding serine-type D-Ala-D-Ala carboxypeptidase translates to MTAKLPLTCLLIFSTATFAGGVDATKHLPYGSRSAQLIAPLSAPQQALIENNTEQFFPPASTLKVVTALAAKLALPDSFRFETTLYTSGNDLIIKYSGDPTFSRASLTTMLKQAKSEVGARFNNVWLDDSVFTGYQRGVGWPWDILGVCYSAPASAITLDGNCVQGALYTNKNGTTRINVPSHQPISASTSAKSVSKDYQEQSYCDLQLEVSPNNQYSLSGCAVERKSPIPLKFAVSSPEQFTVDVIKSELSRIGVSLSGEVKVGTPNIKGQKPLFIQRSRPLNDLLAVMLQDSNNLYADNITKTLGMSYFNQPGSFINGTEAIKAIIKQKAGINLDLAVLEDGSGLSRNNRVTASQMREILSYIHNNDSTLKLARLMPVSGNNGTLKYRSSMRKAPVKGALVAKSGSLFGTYNMMGFGLGSKGERESLFVQFVTDYHPKKATNSKPVESPLTQFEKAYYRQVVDYSYSLERSNNKAQP, encoded by the coding sequence ATGACAGCCAAACTCCCACTCACCTGTTTACTTATTTTCTCCACTGCGACGTTTGCAGGCGGTGTCGATGCAACCAAACACCTTCCTTACGGAAGCCGCAGTGCACAGCTCATCGCGCCACTCTCAGCTCCGCAACAGGCGCTAATTGAGAACAATACTGAGCAGTTTTTTCCCCCTGCCAGCACACTAAAAGTCGTTACAGCGCTGGCAGCCAAGCTGGCGCTACCTGATAGCTTTCGATTTGAGACCACACTCTATACCTCAGGCAATGACCTCATTATCAAATACTCGGGTGACCCAACATTTAGCCGTGCTTCACTCACCACAATGCTAAAACAGGCCAAATCAGAGGTGGGAGCTCGATTTAATAATGTTTGGTTGGATGACAGCGTGTTTACGGGTTACCAGCGCGGTGTTGGCTGGCCTTGGGATATTCTTGGCGTTTGCTATAGCGCACCAGCCTCTGCGATTACGCTTGATGGCAACTGTGTTCAAGGCGCGTTATACACTAATAAGAATGGTACGACACGCATCAATGTGCCTTCACATCAACCGATTAGTGCGTCGACCTCCGCTAAGAGCGTCTCTAAGGACTACCAAGAGCAGAGCTATTGCGATCTGCAGCTTGAAGTAAGCCCTAACAATCAATACTCGCTTAGTGGCTGCGCTGTTGAGCGAAAGTCGCCAATACCACTCAAGTTTGCCGTTTCGTCACCTGAGCAATTTACCGTCGATGTCATCAAATCAGAGCTTTCGCGCATCGGCGTGAGTTTATCCGGTGAAGTCAAAGTGGGTACGCCAAACATCAAGGGACAAAAGCCGCTGTTTATTCAGCGCTCACGGCCTCTCAATGACTTGCTCGCAGTGATGTTACAAGACTCCAATAACCTGTATGCCGATAACATCACTAAAACCCTTGGAATGAGCTATTTTAACCAGCCAGGCTCCTTTATTAATGGCACTGAAGCGATAAAAGCCATTATTAAGCAAAAGGCTGGTATCAACCTTGATCTGGCAGTGCTGGAAGATGGCTCTGGACTGTCACGTAATAACCGCGTCACCGCCAGTCAAATGCGCGAGATACTCAGCTACATCCACAACAATGACAGCACACTCAAGCTCGCTCGCCTCATGCCCGTTTCTGGCAACAACGGCACGCTAAAGTATCGTTCAAGTATGCGAAAGGCACCGGTTAAAGGCGCATTAGTGGCAAAAAGTGGCTCTCTGTTTGGCACCTATAACATGATGGGATTTGGTCTTGGCAGTAAAGGGGAGCGTGAAAGCTTGTTTGTCCAATTTGTCACTGATTACCATCCAAAGAAAGCGACCAACAGCAAACCAGTGGAGTCACCGTTAACACAGTTTGAGAAGGCCTATTATCGCCAAGTAGTTGATTACAGTTATTCATTGGAGCGCTCAAACAATAAAGCGCAGCCGTAG
- a CDS encoding magnesium transporter yields MTVMSNTYIENTAPRFSEEEISAATKAFLQYETDQQLNLLTVMPIDEAVGVLQHCALGQVQFLIEELDLQGHDKRARLYAHHLGLIHSEAETTGGYLTTGVLEHVKQRIGWIVTLALLGIVSGLIIAQYEDTLSQLVLLAVYMPVIAAAGGNTGTQAATLVIRALATGELRKRQWLEVLWKESRVAVCLAAAVALVMVGRILVFGDVNSAGGFDINLIAMAIAVALFIQVTVSTTLGGVLPIIARVFKLDPAVLVSPVLASIVDISGMWIYFTVVNHFLGLS; encoded by the coding sequence ATGACGGTAATGAGCAATACATATATTGAAAATACAGCACCTCGCTTCTCTGAAGAGGAGATCAGTGCTGCAACGAAAGCATTTCTGCAATACGAAACAGATCAGCAGTTAAACCTGCTTACGGTAATGCCGATCGATGAAGCGGTAGGTGTGCTGCAGCACTGTGCCTTAGGACAAGTTCAGTTCTTGATTGAAGAGCTTGATTTGCAAGGGCACGATAAACGCGCAAGACTGTACGCCCACCATTTGGGGTTGATCCACTCAGAAGCGGAGACCACAGGTGGTTACTTGACGACGGGTGTACTCGAACACGTCAAGCAGCGCATAGGATGGATTGTTACCCTAGCACTGCTAGGCATCGTTTCTGGGCTTATCATTGCACAGTACGAAGATACCTTGAGCCAATTAGTACTATTGGCCGTTTACATGCCAGTGATTGCCGCCGCTGGTGGTAATACCGGTACCCAGGCCGCAACTCTTGTGATACGCGCATTGGCAACCGGTGAGCTTCGAAAGAGGCAGTGGTTAGAGGTGCTCTGGAAGGAGAGTCGTGTCGCGGTATGTCTGGCTGCCGCAGTAGCTCTGGTGATGGTTGGGCGTATTCTCGTCTTTGGTGATGTGAATTCTGCTGGCGGCTTTGATATCAACCTTATCGCGATGGCGATAGCGGTGGCGCTGTTTATTCAGGTCACGGTATCGACAACGTTAGGCGGCGTTCTGCCTATCATCGCTCGTGTGTTTAAACTCGATCCTGCAGTACTGGTGAGCCCAGTATTGGCATCGATTGTCGATATCTCAGGTATGTGGATTTACTTTACTGTGGTCAATCATTTCCTAGGTTTATCTTAA
- a CDS encoding BNR-4 repeat-containing protein — protein sequence MSRSTLLASSLMLCAGVLLSGCDSSNSAGNAPSQPPRTNRCDVDWQQSFTDLNRDWTRSQYDHHCDETAQPAPQFTTSSDASSSVHYANIFDGERERYGYNPRFIPGRPYFDANNLPWMIVNNMNQFNVGDGQPGYHQDPVTLEKTNKPLHALTYDDRVYSSLYSDANPCTDCDSYLVRLTPNGEWISTSLRAMEQEFGFRQNADGLDGYRYRYIEQVYFQDNGDVFFKLDHGAIRYQAQTQTWQGYKKNWLAQTEMVGNGSQAPLFIRTSNNNSEYAISRLIDIGNDELDWQEETLSLPIHLGLYRGSKPVIWEGNTLHIAAISYDESALNRLDYNTGQYYVRYQLGTEQADVLFMGWSGSTSEATPDGHNQPILLLDSQKRLHFISGAHNHQIWHRYSLEPVTNNDWNNGNNLWGNVTANDKFSYGRETPVGRYPEETSSDNNVNYVGQPIGRYTYVHAVIQSDDSILLVMRNTAPATSAPSGYRLEWIAGTPQTNGQYQWQDKGVIVMPNWQQYSNYTQKLHQDKRGNLYLLYTYEIQNFNDDTWFNQMLRVSKSSQQECELLSDAKDCIHVVSEHYRRWPNEILAGSPSRYSQQFQHHPVLLVSSDKGNTWRLATTEALLSQQTK from the coding sequence ATGTCTCGTTCTACTCTTCTAGCATCCTCTCTAATGCTTTGCGCCGGTGTTTTGCTCTCTGGCTGTGATTCTTCAAATAGCGCAGGAAATGCGCCTTCGCAGCCACCAAGAACCAATCGTTGTGATGTCGATTGGCAACAAAGCTTCACCGATCTCAACCGAGACTGGACTCGCTCCCAATACGATCACCATTGTGATGAAACAGCGCAACCTGCGCCGCAGTTCACGACAAGTTCGGACGCCTCATCCTCGGTTCACTACGCGAATATTTTTGATGGTGAGCGTGAGCGCTATGGTTACAATCCAAGATTCATCCCCGGTCGTCCCTATTTTGATGCCAATAACCTACCATGGATGATCGTCAACAACATGAATCAGTTCAACGTCGGCGACGGTCAGCCTGGCTATCATCAAGATCCGGTGACTCTAGAGAAAACCAATAAGCCGCTACACGCACTGACTTACGATGACCGTGTCTATTCATCTCTATATAGCGACGCCAATCCATGTACCGACTGTGACTCATACTTAGTGAGATTGACACCAAACGGTGAATGGATCAGCACATCGCTAAGAGCTATGGAGCAAGAGTTTGGGTTTAGGCAAAACGCCGATGGGCTAGATGGCTATCGCTACCGTTATATTGAACAGGTGTATTTTCAAGACAATGGTGATGTCTTTTTCAAACTCGACCATGGTGCTATCCGCTATCAGGCACAAACCCAAACTTGGCAGGGCTATAAAAAGAACTGGTTAGCACAAACTGAAATGGTGGGGAATGGTAGCCAGGCACCGCTATTCATCCGCACATCGAACAACAACAGCGAATACGCCATCTCTCGCTTAATCGACATTGGTAATGATGAACTCGATTGGCAAGAAGAGACGCTATCACTGCCAATTCACTTAGGCTTGTATCGAGGTAGCAAGCCCGTCATTTGGGAAGGCAATACCCTACATATCGCAGCCATTAGCTACGATGAGAGTGCACTGAATCGTCTTGATTACAACACGGGGCAATACTACGTCCGCTATCAACTTGGCACTGAGCAAGCAGACGTCCTGTTTATGGGCTGGAGCGGCTCAACCTCAGAGGCAACACCGGACGGTCACAACCAACCTATCCTTTTGCTCGACAGCCAAAAACGATTGCACTTTATTTCTGGTGCTCACAACCACCAGATCTGGCACCGCTACTCGTTAGAGCCAGTAACCAATAACGATTGGAACAATGGAAATAATTTATGGGGCAACGTAACAGCAAACGACAAATTTTCATACGGACGAGAAACGCCCGTTGGCCGCTATCCAGAAGAGACATCCAGCGATAACAACGTGAATTACGTCGGTCAGCCAATAGGGCGCTATACCTATGTACACGCAGTTATCCAAAGCGATGACAGCATTTTACTCGTTATGCGCAACACAGCGCCCGCTACAAGTGCACCAAGCGGCTATCGACTTGAATGGATAGCCGGTACGCCACAAACAAATGGTCAATACCAGTGGCAAGACAAAGGTGTCATCGTGATGCCAAACTGGCAGCAGTATTCAAACTACACTCAAAAACTGCATCAGGATAAACGCGGGAATCTATACCTGTTGTATACCTATGAGATCCAAAACTTTAACGATGATACTTGGTTTAACCAGATGCTGCGTGTTTCAAAATCAAGTCAACAAGAGTGTGAGCTGCTGTCTGATGCCAAGGATTGCATTCATGTGGTTAGCGAGCACTATCGCCGCTGGCCTAACGAAATACTGGCCGGTAGTCCAAGTCGTTACAGTCAACAATTCCAGCACCACCCAGTATTGCTGGTCAGCTCCGATAAGGGTAATACCTGGCGCTTAGCTACCACAGAAGCACTGCTGTCCCAGCAAACCAAATAG
- the ispH gene encoding 4-hydroxy-3-methylbut-2-enyl diphosphate reductase → MSNEMKIKLANPRGFCAGVDRAISIVERALEMYQPPIYVRHEVVHNRFVVEGLKQRGAIFVEELSEVPDDNIVIFSAHGVSQAVRKEAKARELTVFDATCPLVTKVHMEVARASRRNMEVVLIGHAGHPEVEGTMGQYSSETGGMYLVERPEDVLTLEVKDPSNLHYVSQTTLSVDETADVIDKLREVFPEIQGPRKDDICYATQNRQDAVRELAGAVDVMVVVGSTNSSNSTRLKELAEKLGTPAYLTDTPDLIEAEWFEGKGLVGVTAGASAPEELVNQIIDRIKALGADDVEEVLGREENMFFEVPRELQVKVVD, encoded by the coding sequence ATGAGTAATGAAATGAAAATTAAACTAGCTAACCCACGTGGCTTTTGTGCGGGTGTAGACCGAGCGATCAGTATTGTTGAGCGCGCGCTTGAGATGTATCAACCGCCAATCTATGTTCGTCATGAAGTGGTACATAACCGTTTTGTGGTTGAAGGTCTTAAGCAGCGTGGTGCGATCTTTGTTGAGGAACTGAGTGAAGTGCCTGATGACAACATTGTGATCTTTTCAGCTCACGGTGTGTCTCAAGCGGTTCGTAAAGAAGCGAAAGCGCGTGAACTGACGGTATTTGATGCCACTTGTCCGCTGGTAACCAAAGTACATATGGAAGTGGCTCGTGCGAGTCGCCGTAATATGGAAGTGGTACTTATCGGTCATGCGGGTCACCCAGAGGTGGAAGGGACAATGGGTCAGTACTCAAGTGAGACTGGTGGCATGTACCTTGTTGAGCGTCCAGAAGATGTTCTAACGCTTGAGGTCAAAGATCCAAGTAATCTTCATTACGTGAGTCAAACCACGCTATCTGTGGATGAAACCGCTGATGTGATTGATAAGCTTCGCGAAGTGTTCCCTGAGATCCAAGGTCCTCGTAAAGACGATATCTGCTATGCAACGCAAAACCGCCAAGATGCGGTTCGTGAACTGGCCGGTGCCGTGGATGTTATGGTTGTCGTCGGCTCAACCAACTCTTCGAATTCAACGCGCCTTAAAGAGCTTGCGGAAAAGCTGGGCACACCGGCATACCTGACAGACACGCCTGATTTGATTGAAGCCGAGTGGTTTGAAGGAAAAGGTTTGGTTGGCGTGACAGCCGGTGCATCCGCGCCAGAAGAGCTAGTCAATCAAATCATAGATAGAATCAAAGCGCTGGGCGCTGATGATGTTGAGGAAGTGTTAGGCCGAGAAGAAAACATGTTCTTTGAGGTACCAAGAGAGCTTCAAGTTAAAGTGGTGGATTAA
- the fkpB gene encoding FKBP-type peptidyl-prolyl cis-trans isomerase, translating to MSIISKDSAVTLHFTIKLSDGSVADSTHNMGKPAKFIIGDGSLSENFEKCLVGLSSGDNKAIELKAADAFGMPNPDNVHHMDRAKFVGDSEVEVGTIMAFSGPDGMEIPGIITDIAGDSVTVDFNHPLAGQDVTFEVEILEVE from the coding sequence GTGAGCATCATTTCCAAAGATAGCGCTGTCACCCTACATTTCACCATCAAGCTGAGCGATGGCTCGGTCGCAGATAGCACCCACAATATGGGTAAGCCTGCGAAATTTATTATTGGTGACGGCAGTTTAAGTGAGAATTTCGAAAAGTGCTTGGTGGGTTTGTCATCCGGTGACAACAAAGCGATTGAGTTAAAGGCCGCGGATGCGTTCGGTATGCCAAACCCTGACAATGTTCACCATATGGATCGCGCAAAGTTTGTGGGTGACTCTGAAGTTGAAGTCGGTACAATAATGGCCTTCTCAGGTCCTGATGGCATGGAGATCCCGGGTATCATCACAGACATTGCGGGTGATTCGGTAACGGTAGACTTTAATCACCCGTTGGCAGGGCAAGATGTCACCTTTGAAGTTGAAATTCTCGAAGTAGAATAA
- the lspA gene encoding signal peptidase II — MSETAITFRQSGVRWLWLAVVIFIADISIKLVVMDNMGYGWANRIEILPFFNLLYVHNYGAAFSFLSDQAGWQRWLFTGIAFVVTGMLTYWMSKLPAKEKWNNIAYAMIIGGAVGNVFDRVVHGFVVDYLDFYWGNYHWPAFNLADMAICIGAAMIIIDSFRNKEQK, encoded by the coding sequence ATGAGCGAAACGGCAATCACATTTCGACAATCAGGTGTGCGCTGGCTATGGCTAGCGGTAGTGATTTTTATTGCTGATATCAGCATCAAACTCGTGGTCATGGATAACATGGGCTACGGCTGGGCGAATCGAATTGAGATCTTGCCATTTTTCAATCTGCTTTATGTCCATAATTACGGTGCCGCATTCAGCTTTTTGAGTGACCAAGCAGGCTGGCAGCGCTGGCTGTTTACCGGTATCGCGTTTGTCGTCACTGGCATGCTAACGTATTGGATGAGCAAGCTTCCGGCAAAAGAGAAGTGGAACAACATTGCTTACGCGATGATCATTGGCGGCGCAGTGGGTAATGTCTTTGATCGCGTTGTTCATGGCTTTGTTGTCGACTACTTGGATTTCTACTGGGGTAACTATCATTGGCCCGCCTTCAACCTAGCAGACATGGCGATCTGTATTGGTGCGGCGATGATTATTATCGATAGCTTTCGCAATAAAGAGCAAAAGTAG